Proteins co-encoded in one Malus sylvestris chromosome 9, drMalSylv7.2, whole genome shotgun sequence genomic window:
- the LOC126634382 gene encoding uncharacterized protein LOC126634382, with protein sequence MARQVIVLALTFVAIAGVLAQDESATSPPSPSPASSLDAATSPSSSSSSTPSPSDGGADTPASAPGPANEISSPPSPSSGDAAAPEGETTEPGSKSGTAAAPEGEAAAAGPSDSASEEEDYPTDDLSRLIKN encoded by the coding sequence ATGGCACGTCAAGTCATTGTTCTTGCCCTAACCTTTGTAGCCATCGCTGGTGTTTTAGCACAAGATGAGTCAGCCACATCACCACCCTCCCCCTCCCCGGCTTCCTCCCTTGACGCTGCAACCTCACCATCATCTTCCAGCTCATCTACTCCTTCTCCCAGTGATGGTGGCGCCGACACCCCAGCCTCAGCCCCAGGCCCTGCTAACGAAATATCATCCCCTCCTTCTCCCAGCAGCGGCGACGCAGCTGCTCCTGAGGGCGAGACCACCGAGCCTGGATCTAAGTCTGGGACCGCGGCTGCCCCAGAAGGCGAGGCTGCAGCTGCGGGACCCTCGGACTCTGCATCGGAGGAGGAGGATTATCCCACTGATGATCTCTCAAGGCTCATAAAAAACTGA